In one Gracilinanus agilis isolate LMUSP501 chromosome 6, AgileGrace, whole genome shotgun sequence genomic region, the following are encoded:
- the LOC123251703 gene encoding histone chaperone ASF1-like — protein sequence MSACKTVLDNPSPFYNPFQFEIMFECIEDLSEDLEWNIFYVGSAESEEYNQVLDSVLVGPVPAGRHMFVFQVDAPNPGLIPDADAVGVTVVLITCAHRGQEFIRVGYYVNNEYTETELRENPPVKPDFSKLQRNILASNPRVTRFHINWEDNTEKLEDAESSNPNLQSLLSTDALPSASKGWSTSENSLNVMSEFHIDCM from the exons ATGAGTGCCTGTAAGACT GTGCTGGACAATCCTTCTCCTTTCTACAACCCTTTTCAGTTCGAAATCATGTTTGAGTGCATAGAGGATCTGTCGGAAGACTTGGAATGGAACATTTTCTATGTGGGTTCAGCAGAAAGTGAAGAATACAACCAAGTTTTAGACTCTGTTTTAGTGGGCCCTGTTCCTGCAGGAAGGCATATGTTTGTATTTCAGGTTGATGCACCAAATCCAGGACTTATTCCAGATGCAGATGCAGTAGGTGTAACAGTTGTGCTAATTACATGTGCCCATCGAGGTCAAGAATTTATTAGAGTTGGCTACTATGTAAATAATGAGTATACGGAGACAGAATTAAGGGAAAACCCACCAGTAAAACCAGACTTTTCTAAGcttcaaagaaatattttggcATCTAATCCCAGGGTCACAAGATTCCACATTAACTGGGAAGACAATACTGAAAAACTGGAAGATGCAGAGAGCAGTAACCCAAACTTACAGTCACTTCTTTCAACAGATGCATTACCTTCAGCATCAAAGGGATGGtcaacatcagaaaattcattAAATGTCATGTCAGAATTTCATATAGACTGCATGTGA